The Euphorbia lathyris chromosome 8, ddEupLath1.1, whole genome shotgun sequence genome has a window encoding:
- the LOC136203244 gene encoding axial regulator YABBY 5, translating to MDVVPEQLCYIPCNFCNIVLAVSVPCSSFFEMVTVRCGHCTNLWSVNMAAAFQSFSWQDVQAANNYGMPDYRIELGSSSKCNNNRISMRPPITEERVVNRPPEKRQRVPSAYNQFIKEEIQRIKANHPDISHREAFSTAAKNWAHYPHIHFGLMLESNNQAKLDDGSEKHLMSRTALYNK from the exons ATGGATGTTGTGCCTGAGCAACTCTGCTATATCCCTTGCAACTTTTGCAATATTGTTCTTGCG GTAAGTGTACCATGCAGTAGCTTCTTTGAAATGGTGACCGTCCGATGTGGGCACTGCACTAATTTATGGTCTGTGAACATGGCAGCTGCCTTTCAGTCCTTTTCATGGCAAGATGTTCAg gCAGCCAATAATTATGGAATGCCAGATTACAGAATTGAATTAGGTTCATCATCAAAATGCAATAATAACAGGATCTCAATGAGACCACCAATTACTGAGGAAAGAGTTGTCAATCGTC CTCCCGAGAAGAGGCAGCGAGTACCTTCTGCATATAACCAGTTCATAAA GGAGGAGATTCAGAGGATCAAAGCAAATCACCCTGATATTAGCCACAGAGAAGCATTTAGCACTGCTGCTAAAAAT TGGGCACATTATCCTCATATTCATTTTGGGTTGATGTTGGAGTCTAATAATCAAGCTAAGCTCGATGAT GGCTCGGAGAAGCACCTAATGTCAAGGACTGCTCTTTATAACAAATGA